The following DNA comes from Rhodopirellula bahusiensis.
TTTGTTCAAGCGGCGATCCTTTGGTAAACTGTCTGGTGATTCGACACTTGTTCGCTCCGTTCGGGGCGGGTGTCGTAAAAACCTTCCGTTATCCGCTCCGAGCTTTCCGTGAGCCAAACACTCGACAAGACGCTCACCGAACTCGAGGGCAACGACTGGGGTGACCCAACGTTTGACTCTCACCTCGTTGCCACCGTCCATCCGCTGCGACACAAACCCATTGGTCACTTCACCATCGAGGACTTACGCATCACGATTGGTCAATCTGTTGGTCTGCCGCACCTAATGCCGATTGCCGTCGCGAGACTTGAATCGAAACCGCTCGCTGAGGGCGACTTTTTTCCCGGCGATCTCTTACGCAATGTCCTCTCGCTCGATGACACATTCTGGGATTCTCACGACGACCTGCTGACCCGGATGCTGCCTGTGGCTACGTCTGCTCGCGACACAACCGACAATGACGCAATTCGGGGCAAATGCCTTGCGTTCATTGTCCGATGGACAGCGTAGCGGGCGGATAACATGGTTTTTACGCTGGGGCCTTCGGCACACCTTGGCTCTTTGGCAACGGGCCTTGGATTTGGTAGAATCTTCCGTAGTTCAGGCATCGCTCGCTTCGTTTAGGGCGGTGTCGTAAAAACCTTCCGTTGTGTGACGCAGATGGACGATCTATCCAGCTTCGAGCGTTCTGTTTCCGCTGCACTCCGTCAGGCTGGTTGCGATACTTTCACCGCTTCCAACCTGCGTCGGCACACACGTGAGGTTCGCGACGACATCTACGCTGATGAGGTCGCTCACGGTAGCGATATTGCAGCACCCTTCGTCAACTTCATCATCACGCACGATGTTGCAATCTTCACGATCTTCGACGACCCATTCTTGGTCTACGTTGTTCCCTGCACAGAACGTGAGATGATTTCCGACACCGATGCGTTTGCGATGGCCGAGATTTCCGAACACATCGAACTGCTCGCAACCAAATACGGTAAATCGACTCCCGATGCCTCAATTTCTCGGACTCTTGCCGAATCATGGCTGGGATGAAACCACGCGTAGCGTCACACAACATGGTTTTTACGCTAGGCCTTCGGCACACCGCTGTCGTTTGTTCAAGCCTCCATCTGCTGTTAGAATCTTTCGTCGTTCAAACTTCAATGGCATCGCAACGGCGGTGTCGTAAAAACCTTCCGTTGTGTGACCTAAGTCTTCCCATGGGCAAACCGTCAAAAGAAGAACGCAAGCGAATGCGACGCGAAGCTGAACAGTCCATCCGCATTGAGGACTTCTTCTCGCACGTTGTGTCACCCACTGCGACGCTTGCCAATTCACCTCCTTCTGCAATCGTAGACCACGCTTCTCAGGTTGGCGTCGCACTCCAACATCGCGAAATCGACGCGACATCACATTCCTTCGGCGTGCCCGACGCTGACTGGAAATCCGCTGTCGTGATCGGCTACACCGATTTGACGCACGAAATCGTACGGCAGGCCGAGTTCTACGACTGGCTGCTCGATGATGTCGAACGGCTTCAACTTGGGTTGCCAACGATTACTTTTCGCGCAAAGGTAAACCTCGATCCAGTTGTCGATTTTCTGCACCAAACGATGCTTCGTGTACTCGGCCGCTTGACCCACGGCATATTGATCTCTGGCACTGGTCGCGCCGTGATTGACGATTGGCTGGCATGGTCACTCGACTATGACGACCCTGACATGTTCAATGTCAATCGCGTATACGATGAATCGCAACCCGATTTCCACGCGTTACTCGACAGATTCCCACAGCTACGCTCTCCCGGCGCGTAGGTCACACAACATGGTTTTTACGCTAGGCCTACGGCACACCGCTGTCGTTTGTTCAAGCCTCCCTCTATTGCTAGAATCTATCGTAGTTCAGACATCACTCGCTTCGTTCA
Coding sequences within:
- a CDS encoding contact-dependent growth inhibition system immunity protein, with amino-acid sequence MSQTLDKTLTELEGNDWGDPTFDSHLVATVHPLRHKPIGHFTIEDLRITIGQSVGLPHLMPIAVARLESKPLAEGDFFPGDLLRNVLSLDDTFWDSHDDLLTRMLPVATSARDTTDNDAIRGKCLAFIVRWTA